The proteins below come from a single Prochlorococcus marinus CUG1415 genomic window:
- the tal gene encoding transaldolase — MKSILEQLSSMTVVVADTGDLDSIKKFQPRDATTNPSLILAAAKNPDYVKLIDKALESSENALPQGFSELELIKETVDQVSVFFGKEILKIISGRVSTEVDARLSFDTESTVKKARKLINLYKNFGIEKERILIKIAATWEGIKAAEILEKEGIRCNLTLLFNFCQAVTCANAKITLISPFVGRILDWHKAKTGKTSFVGAEDPGVISVTQIYKYFKEKGFKTEVMGASFRNLDEIKELAGCDLLTIAPKFLEELKKENGELIRKLDVSTQINKSIDYEFEEKDFRLSMLEDQMASEKLSEGITGFSKAIEELEELLLQRYSEIKKHKLISAN, encoded by the coding sequence ATGAAATCAATTTTAGAACAATTGTCCTCAATGACTGTTGTTGTTGCAGATACTGGAGATTTAGATTCGATAAAAAAATTTCAACCAAGGGACGCCACCACCAATCCATCCCTAATACTTGCTGCTGCTAAGAACCCTGATTATGTGAAATTAATTGATAAAGCTTTAGAAAGTTCAGAAAATGCATTACCACAAGGATTCTCTGAACTTGAATTAATTAAAGAAACTGTTGACCAAGTTTCAGTATTTTTTGGGAAAGAAATATTGAAAATTATTTCAGGGCGCGTATCTACAGAAGTTGATGCAAGACTGAGCTTTGACACTGAATCTACGGTAAAAAAAGCGAGAAAATTGATCAATCTTTACAAAAATTTTGGAATTGAAAAGGAAAGAATCTTGATTAAGATTGCTGCAACTTGGGAGGGAATTAAGGCAGCTGAAATTTTGGAAAAAGAAGGTATTAGGTGCAATTTAACTTTACTTTTTAACTTCTGCCAAGCGGTAACTTGTGCCAATGCAAAAATAACTCTAATTTCTCCGTTCGTTGGCCGTATATTGGATTGGCATAAAGCAAAAACTGGTAAAACTAGTTTTGTTGGTGCTGAAGACCCTGGTGTTATTTCGGTTACACAAATTTATAAGTACTTTAAAGAAAAGGGATTCAAGACAGAAGTAATGGGAGCGAGTTTTAGAAATCTTGATGAAATAAAAGAATTAGCAGGTTGCGATCTTTTAACAATCGCACCAAAATTTCTTGAAGAACTGAAAAAAGAAAATGGAGAGTTAATTAGAAAATTAGATGTAAGTACCCAAATTAATAAATCTATTGATTACGAATTTGAAGAAAAAGATTTCAGATTAAGTATGTTAGAAGATCAAATGGCGAGTGAGAAGCTTAGTGAAGGTATCACTGGATTCAGTAAGGCTATAGAAGAATTGGAAGAGCTGCTACTACAGAGATATTCAGAGATTAAAAAACATAAATTGATTTCTGCTAACTAA
- a CDS encoding NAD(P)/FAD-dependent oxidoreductase codes for MIGFDVVIIGGGLSGSSTALNLSKRGYSVLIIEKEKSQNYKPCAGGMASSMQRFLPFNIEDCIESKIKNVEFRWKGADNVTADLTGESPFWIVKREKLDQLLLNESLSNGSQIIRPLLIEKIKKKNDKWEITCNNKIKYIAEFLVIADGSQSKWASYFKLGPRKPKFANTISLRLKGLGEIPRDAVRFEFGFIKYGFAWAFPLRESLNIGLGTFINNGLLENQAINKQVIRSLGFDDFPNKTISKKLRIWNGFHSINGDKVLAVGDAASLCDPFLAEGIRPSLISSFYAAEYIDQCISRKVDDLNLYTKKINNIWGQSMAWGRRIAQVFYRFPRTGYQLGVKRKTAPKRIAQILSGEMSYEDIAKRVIRRLLTKSGD; via the coding sequence TTGATAGGATTTGACGTTGTAATAATTGGTGGAGGTTTATCAGGATCTTCCACCGCTCTGAACCTATCAAAGAGAGGATATTCAGTTTTAATTATTGAAAAAGAAAAATCCCAAAATTACAAACCATGTGCAGGTGGGATGGCATCTTCAATGCAAAGATTTCTTCCTTTTAATATAGAAGATTGCATAGAATCAAAAATTAAGAATGTTGAATTCAGATGGAAGGGTGCAGATAATGTAACTGCTGATCTGACTGGTGAATCGCCATTTTGGATTGTTAAAAGAGAAAAACTAGATCAATTATTACTTAATGAATCCTTGAGTAATGGATCTCAAATAATAAGACCATTATTGATAGAAAAAATTAAAAAAAAAAATGATAAATGGGAAATTACTTGCAATAACAAAATAAAATATATTGCAGAATTTCTTGTAATTGCAGATGGGTCTCAATCAAAATGGGCGAGTTATTTCAAGTTAGGGCCAAGAAAACCGAAATTTGCTAACACAATCTCATTAAGATTAAAAGGGTTAGGTGAAATACCTAGAGATGCAGTTAGATTTGAGTTTGGATTTATAAAATATGGTTTTGCATGGGCATTCCCCCTAAGAGAAAGCTTAAATATTGGTTTAGGTACTTTTATAAATAATGGTCTTCTAGAAAATCAGGCTATAAATAAACAAGTAATAAGAAGCTTAGGTTTTGATGATTTTCCGAATAAAACAATTAGTAAGAAACTGAGAATATGGAATGGCTTCCACTCAATTAATGGTGACAAAGTTTTAGCGGTTGGAGATGCAGCATCTCTATGTGATCCATTTTTAGCTGAAGGAATTAGACCATCTTTAATTAGCAGTTTTTATGCTGCAGAATACATAGATCAGTGCATATCACGAAAAGTAGATGATTTAAATCTTTATACGAAAAAAATTAACAACATTTGGGGGCAATCAATGGCCTGGGGGAGGAGAATAGCTCAAGTATTTTATAGATTTCCCAGAACTGGATATCAATTAGGTGTCAAAAGAAAAACAGCACCTAAACGTATCGCTCAAATATTATCAGGAGAAATGAGTTATGAAGATATTGCAAAAAGGGTTATCAGAAGACTTTTAACAAAAAGTGGGGATTAA
- the frr gene encoding ribosome recycling factor yields MKEKEIQENMNKSIEATQRNFNTIRTGRANASLLDRVSVEYYGAETPIKSLATISTVDSQTISIQPFDISCLQAIEKSISMSDLGITPNNDGKVIRINVPPLTEERRKEFCKLASKYAEEGKVALRNIRRDAVDKEKKDEKEGLISIDESRDNQSEIQKITDKYIALIETKLSEKEKEILKV; encoded by the coding sequence ATGAAAGAAAAAGAAATTCAAGAAAATATGAATAAAAGTATTGAAGCCACACAAAGAAACTTTAATACAATTAGGACAGGCAGAGCTAATGCTTCCTTGTTAGACAGAGTAAGTGTTGAGTACTACGGAGCAGAAACACCAATCAAATCGCTTGCGACCATAAGCACTGTTGATTCGCAAACAATTTCAATACAACCTTTCGATATTTCATGTTTACAAGCGATAGAGAAATCTATTTCTATGAGTGATTTAGGTATTACTCCAAATAATGATGGGAAAGTAATAAGAATAAATGTACCTCCTTTAACAGAAGAAAGAAGAAAAGAATTTTGTAAATTAGCATCTAAATATGCAGAGGAAGGAAAAGTAGCTTTGAGAAATATCAGAAGAGATGCTGTTGATAAAGAAAAAAAAGACGAAAAAGAAGGCCTTATTTCTATTGACGAATCGAGAGATAATCAATCTGAAATTCAGAAAATTACTGATAAATATATTGCTTTAATAGAAACTAAATTGTCTGAGAAAGAGAAGGAAATTCTAAAAGTTTGA
- the pyrH gene encoding UMP kinase, protein MTYKRVLLKLSGEALMGEKPYGIDPAIVQSIAEDVSKVVKNNVELAIVVGGGNIFRGLKGSADGMDRATADYVGMLATVMNAISLQDGLERVGVATRVQTAIEMQEIAEPYIRRRAMRHLEKGRVVVFGGGCGNPFFTTDTTAALRAAEINAEVVMKATKVDGVYDRDPNQFKDAKKYSSLSYQQVLSDEIAVMDSTAIALCKDNNIPIMVFDIFKKGNISKAVAGEPIGSLIS, encoded by the coding sequence ATGACTTACAAAAGAGTTCTCTTAAAACTTAGTGGTGAGGCACTAATGGGTGAAAAACCTTATGGTATCGATCCTGCTATAGTTCAGTCAATTGCGGAAGATGTTTCAAAAGTAGTCAAAAATAATGTAGAACTTGCAATAGTTGTTGGGGGTGGGAATATTTTTAGGGGCCTTAAAGGGTCTGCAGATGGCATGGATAGAGCGACTGCTGATTATGTGGGGATGCTGGCAACAGTAATGAATGCGATTTCACTTCAAGATGGTCTCGAAAGAGTAGGAGTAGCAACTAGAGTTCAAACAGCAATTGAAATGCAGGAAATTGCCGAACCATATATCAGAAGAAGAGCCATGAGGCACCTAGAAAAAGGTAGAGTTGTAGTTTTCGGAGGTGGATGCGGAAATCCATTTTTTACAACTGACACTACGGCAGCTTTGAGGGCAGCAGAGATAAACGCCGAAGTTGTTATGAAGGCTACTAAAGTTGATGGAGTATATGATCGTGATCCTAATCAATTTAAAGATGCAAAAAAATATTCCTCTCTCAGTTATCAACAAGTTCTTAGTGATGAAATTGCAGTAATGGACAGTACTGCGATTGCACTTTGCAAAGATAATAATATCCCAATTATGGTTTTTGATATATTCAAAAAAGGGAACATTTCTAAAGCTGTTGCTGGTGAGCCAATAGGCTCTTTAATTAGTTAA
- the cobO gene encoding cob(I)yrinic acid a,c-diamide adenosyltransferase, producing the protein MKEEPLSSEKIFNLDNQAKEIGIGGKLSPERDESLYKKRMQQRKDIQAERLQIRKTKKGLCIVFTGNGKGKTTASLGMALRTIGHGYKVAIIQFIKGGWTTGEEKALKNLSSNISWHSLGEGFTWETQDRIRDEKLVREAWQLAKKYIKNESYKLIILDEINIATKLGYLASEEIITFFKSLNNRKNHIVLTGRGASDSIINYADLVTEMKLISHPFKEQGIKAQRCIEF; encoded by the coding sequence ATGAAAGAAGAACCTTTATCTTCCGAGAAAATATTCAACCTCGATAATCAAGCTAAAGAAATTGGTATAGGAGGCAAACTATCACCAGAGAGAGATGAGAGCTTGTATAAAAAAAGAATGCAGCAAAGAAAAGATATTCAGGCTGAAAGACTACAAATCAGAAAAACAAAAAAAGGATTATGTATCGTTTTCACAGGGAATGGTAAAGGCAAAACAACTGCATCTTTAGGGATGGCCTTAAGGACAATAGGGCACGGTTATAAGGTGGCAATTATTCAATTTATTAAAGGTGGCTGGACCACTGGAGAAGAAAAAGCGCTTAAAAATTTGTCTTCAAACATATCTTGGCATTCATTAGGAGAAGGATTTACTTGGGAAACACAAGATAGAATTAGGGATGAAAAATTAGTTAGAGAAGCATGGCAACTAGCAAAGAAGTATATAAAGAATGAATCTTATAAACTTATAATCCTTGATGAAATAAATATAGCTACAAAACTTGGCTATCTTGCTTCCGAAGAAATAATCACTTTTTTTAAAAGTTTAAATAATAGAAAAAATCATATTGTTTTAACCGGAAGGGGGGCCTCAGATTCAATTATCAATTACGCGGATCTAGTTACGGAAATGAAACTAATAAGTCATCCTTTCAAAGAACAAGGAATAAAAGCACAAAGGTGTATTGAATTTTAG
- a CDS encoding site-specific integrase: protein MNVIQEINNVNEKFATQGSKLRIEKRGEKLNIRGSLPSKEDKNNFKIQRISLGIKADTSGLEEAKKKLQLINLQLELNQFEWVNWISNTNNNQIKIDYEFPKRLNQFEEFFFKESKSEYLNSTRKTTWRSSYKPYLKRILTIYSAYVNEDLEKIFQKTLESYEEGSRSRKQCATSLGVLAKFLDIKLPEDWKLNSKGYGLNKAGFRNLPTDELIEKLWEKIPNKSWKFVFGLMATYGLRNHEVFFCDLSSLTKFGDKIIRVLPTTKTGEHQVWPFHPEWVEKFELSKLGENPGLLPNINRNLKFTTLQNIGKTITDQFKRYSLQIKPYDLRHAWAVRTIFYNLPDTVAARMMGHSVSLHTQTYHHWITKRDQQQAVNNALLKIKRAKSI, encoded by the coding sequence ATGAACGTAATTCAGGAAATTAATAATGTCAATGAAAAATTTGCTACTCAAGGAAGTAAGCTTAGGATTGAAAAAAGGGGCGAGAAATTAAATATTAGAGGTTCATTACCCTCAAAAGAAGATAAAAACAACTTTAAAATTCAAAGAATATCTCTTGGTATAAAGGCCGATACTTCTGGATTAGAGGAGGCCAAAAAAAAATTACAATTAATCAATTTGCAACTGGAATTAAATCAATTTGAATGGGTTAATTGGATAAGTAACACTAATAATAATCAAATAAAAATTGATTATGAATTTCCAAAAAGATTAAACCAATTTGAGGAATTTTTTTTTAAAGAAAGCAAAAGTGAATATCTAAACAGTACTAGGAAAACCACATGGAGAAGTTCTTACAAACCCTATCTGAAAAGAATCCTAACAATTTATAGTGCTTATGTTAATGAAGATTTAGAAAAAATATTTCAAAAAACACTTGAAAGTTACGAAGAAGGCAGCAGAAGTAGGAAACAATGCGCCACTTCTCTAGGTGTGTTGGCTAAGTTTTTGGACATTAAACTTCCAGAAGATTGGAAATTAAATTCTAAAGGATATGGCCTAAATAAAGCAGGATTTAGGAATCTCCCAACCGACGAGCTGATAGAGAAACTTTGGGAGAAGATCCCGAACAAATCTTGGAAATTTGTTTTTGGTTTAATGGCTACATATGGATTAAGAAATCATGAAGTCTTTTTTTGTGATTTAAGTTCTTTAACAAAATTTGGAGACAAAATTATTAGAGTTCTACCTACGACTAAAACAGGGGAACATCAAGTTTGGCCATTCCACCCTGAATGGGTAGAAAAGTTCGAATTATCAAAACTTGGTGAGAATCCAGGACTTCTACCAAATATTAATAGAAACCTAAAATTTACAACCTTACAAAATATTGGCAAGACAATTACTGACCAGTTTAAACGTTACTCTTTACAAATAAAACCTTATGATCTCAGACATGCTTGGGCAGTAAGAACAATTTTTTATAATTTACCTGATACTGTTGCTGCCAGAATGATGGGACATTCTGTTAGTCTACATACTCAAACTTATCACCACTGGATTACTAAAAGGGATCAACAACAGGCAGTGAATAATGCACTTTTAAAAATTAAGAGAGCTAAAAGTATTTAA
- the hemH gene encoding ferrochelatase has protein sequence MDKIGVLLMNLGGPERITDVGPFLYNLFSDPEIIRTPFPAFQKPLAWLISTLRSTTSQQAYLSIGGGSPIRRITEQQARELQSKLRDKGLNATTYIAMRYWHPFTESAIADMKADGIQQIVVLPLYPHFSISTSGSSFRELKKLRDADDDFKKIPMRCVRSWFSQSGYLKAMVELIAEQISLCELPSNAHIFFTAHGVPKSYVEEAGDPYKQQIEDCSLLLISELEKYLGHSNPHTLSYQSRVGPVEWLKPYTEEVLADLGRSNVNDLIVVPISFVGEHIETLQEIDIEYKEIAEKAGIKNFRRVKALNTNSTFIEGLTDLVISSLEGPIVNIEDASQLPEKVKLYPQEKWQWGWNNSSEVWNGRVAMIVFLVLFVELISGSGPLHKLGIL, from the coding sequence ATGGATAAAATAGGCGTCTTACTAATGAATTTAGGAGGGCCTGAACGCATTACCGATGTAGGCCCATTCTTATATAATCTTTTTTCTGATCCGGAGATAATCAGAACTCCTTTCCCTGCTTTCCAAAAGCCCTTGGCTTGGTTAATTAGTACGCTTAGAAGTACAACTTCACAACAGGCTTATCTTTCTATAGGCGGAGGATCACCTATCAGGAGGATCACTGAACAACAAGCTAGAGAATTGCAATCTAAATTAAGGGATAAAGGGTTAAATGCTACTACCTATATCGCTATGAGGTATTGGCATCCTTTTACGGAATCAGCAATTGCTGATATGAAAGCAGATGGTATACAGCAAATTGTTGTACTACCTTTGTATCCACATTTTTCAATAAGTACAAGTGGTTCAAGCTTTAGGGAATTAAAAAAATTGCGAGATGCTGATGATGATTTTAAGAAAATCCCAATGAGATGTGTAAGAAGTTGGTTCAGTCAATCAGGTTATTTAAAGGCAATGGTCGAATTAATTGCCGAACAAATTTCACTTTGTGAGTTACCTTCTAATGCTCATATATTTTTTACTGCTCATGGAGTTCCTAAGAGTTATGTAGAGGAAGCTGGAGACCCTTATAAACAACAAATTGAAGATTGTTCTTTATTATTAATAAGTGAGCTGGAAAAATATTTAGGGCACAGTAACCCTCATACACTCTCTTATCAAAGTAGAGTTGGTCCAGTTGAATGGTTGAAGCCTTATACAGAAGAAGTTTTAGCTGATCTTGGGAGGTCAAATGTTAATGATTTAATTGTGGTTCCCATTAGTTTCGTTGGAGAGCATATTGAGACATTGCAAGAAATTGACATTGAATATAAAGAAATTGCCGAAAAAGCTGGTATTAAAAACTTTCGCAGAGTGAAGGCTCTAAATACTAATTCTACTTTTATTGAGGGTCTTACTGATCTTGTGATTTCCTCTTTAGAAGGACCTATAGTTAATATAGAGGATGCTTCTCAGTTGCCTGAAAAAGTTAAACTTTATCCCCAAGAGAAATGGCAATGGGGTTGGAATAATAGTTCAGAAGTGTGGAATGGAAGGGTTGCTATGATTGTTTTTCTTGTGCTTTTTGTTGAGCTTATTTCAGGCTCTGGCCCCTTACATAAGTTAGGAATCTTATAA
- the ilvB gene encoding biosynthetic-type acetolactate synthase large subunit, with translation MTLSSRSLSKGSSKNENPVWITGADALMDSLRIHGVKVIFGYPGGAILPIYDAVHKAEQDGWLKHYMVRHEQGGSHAADGYARSTGEVGVCFGTSGPGATNLVTGIATAQMDSVPLVVVTGQVPRPAIGTDAFQETDIFGITLPIVKHSWVIRDPSDIAKVVSEAFFIASSGRPGPVLIDIPKDVGQEFFHYQRVLPGEIIPKGFKRNGAINDSDIKKAIKLIEESERPLLYVGGGAISSGAHDEIRTLANNYQIPVTTTLMGKGAFDEKDNLSVGMLGMHGTAYANFAVTECDLLIAIGARFDDRVTGKLDTFAPHAKVIHIDIDPAEVNKNRRVDVAIVSDVSKAVSKINEKSLNNTFACRTKNWLEKIDFWKNKHPLYDPPKEGEIYPQEVLLKVRELLPEAYVTTDVGQHQMWAAQYLRNSPRKWISSAGLGTMGFGLPAAIGVKAALPNSDVICIAGDASVLMNIQELGTLSQYGLKVKLIIINNRWQGMVRQWQESFYDERYSSSDMSCGEPDFVKLSESFGVKGYLIADREQLQNELKNALDHDGPALINILVRRGENCYPMVPPGKSNAQMVGYVNCEE, from the coding sequence GTGACTCTTAGTTCGAGATCCTTGTCAAAGGGTAGTTCAAAAAATGAGAATCCAGTTTGGATAACTGGTGCAGATGCACTAATGGATTCTCTAAGAATTCATGGGGTAAAGGTTATATTTGGATATCCTGGGGGAGCCATACTACCAATATATGACGCCGTTCATAAGGCAGAACAAGATGGTTGGTTAAAGCATTATATGGTTAGACATGAACAAGGAGGTTCTCATGCGGCTGATGGATATGCAAGATCTACTGGTGAAGTAGGCGTATGTTTCGGGACCTCAGGTCCAGGTGCAACAAATTTGGTAACCGGAATTGCAACTGCTCAAATGGATTCAGTCCCTCTAGTAGTAGTTACCGGTCAAGTCCCAAGACCTGCTATAGGGACAGATGCTTTTCAAGAAACTGATATTTTTGGCATAACTCTTCCAATAGTCAAACATTCATGGGTAATAAGAGATCCTTCAGACATTGCAAAAGTAGTTTCAGAAGCTTTTTTTATAGCCTCTTCAGGAAGACCTGGCCCTGTTTTAATTGATATACCCAAAGATGTAGGTCAAGAATTCTTTCATTACCAAAGAGTTTTGCCTGGTGAGATTATTCCTAAAGGATTCAAAAGAAATGGAGCAATTAATGATTCTGACATTAAAAAAGCTATTAAATTAATTGAAGAATCTGAAAGACCTCTTCTCTACGTTGGAGGTGGGGCAATATCTTCAGGGGCTCATGATGAAATAAGAACTTTGGCAAACAATTATCAAATACCAGTTACTACGACTTTAATGGGGAAAGGCGCTTTTGATGAAAAAGATAATTTATCCGTTGGCATGTTAGGAATGCACGGAACTGCTTACGCAAACTTTGCCGTTACAGAATGTGATCTTTTAATAGCTATTGGAGCTAGATTTGATGATAGGGTGACTGGAAAATTAGATACTTTTGCACCTCATGCAAAGGTCATTCATATAGATATTGATCCAGCAGAAGTTAATAAAAATAGACGTGTAGATGTTGCAATTGTCTCAGATGTTTCAAAAGCCGTTAGCAAAATTAATGAAAAATCACTAAATAACACATTTGCTTGTCGGACAAAGAATTGGTTAGAAAAAATTGATTTTTGGAAAAATAAACATCCTTTGTATGACCCTCCTAAAGAAGGAGAAATTTATCCTCAGGAAGTTCTGTTGAAAGTTAGGGAACTTTTACCAGAAGCTTATGTAACTACAGATGTAGGCCAACATCAGATGTGGGCTGCCCAATATCTTAGGAATTCTCCAAGAAAATGGATTAGTAGTGCAGGCTTAGGAACTATGGGTTTTGGATTGCCAGCGGCAATTGGAGTAAAAGCAGCCTTACCTAATTCAGATGTAATTTGTATTGCAGGAGATGCAAGTGTCTTAATGAATATTCAAGAATTAGGAACTTTATCTCAATATGGTCTAAAGGTGAAATTGATTATTATCAATAATCGCTGGCAAGGGATGGTAAGACAATGGCAGGAAAGTTTCTACGATGAAAGATATTCCTCATCTGATATGAGTTGTGGTGAACCTGATTTTGTAAAACTTTCTGAGTCTTTTGGAGTTAAAGGATACTTAATTGCTGATAGAGAACAATTACAGAATGAATTAAAAAATGCGCTTGATCATGACGGACCTGCTTTGATTAATATCCTTGTCAGAAGAGGTGAAAATTGTTATCCAATGGTTCCTCCTGGTAAAAGTAATGCTCAAATGGTTGGATATGTTAATTGTGAAGAGTAA
- the pgeF gene encoding peptidoglycan editing factor PgeF has translation MHKFRLGERTIPYKEIYFSKTEIFIQNKAFEYYSSPILSQHRFAHAYFTNSSSENLIQLLGNHFNENQVNCISNQIHSNVIVFGSNSQKGSKVDADGLVGDQSNQNLWVYTADCMPIFFADKSSRNVAALHCGRKGLEKKIIKNLVKFFDNLGTSRDDLLVAIGPAISKEHYLVDKKTLKEFYRKAENNKSTVNFTKTERNFYFNDLNNLKEKKLNQLDLRKVAYRQLLNENIPNTNIDISNLCTYELKNEFNSWRRSKTISRQWNLICS, from the coding sequence TTGCATAAATTTAGGTTAGGAGAGAGAACTATTCCTTACAAAGAAATATATTTTTCAAAAACTGAAATTTTTATTCAAAACAAAGCATTTGAGTATTATTCTTCACCTATTCTTAGTCAACATAGATTTGCACATGCATACTTTACTAATTCTAGCTCTGAAAACTTAATTCAATTATTAGGAAATCACTTTAATGAAAATCAGGTAAATTGTATTTCTAATCAAATTCACAGTAATGTGATAGTTTTTGGATCAAATTCTCAAAAAGGTAGTAAGGTTGATGCAGATGGTCTTGTTGGGGATCAATCCAATCAAAATTTGTGGGTTTACACAGCAGATTGCATGCCAATATTTTTTGCAGATAAAAGTTCAAGAAATGTAGCTGCCTTACATTGTGGAAGAAAAGGATTAGAAAAAAAAATAATAAAAAATCTGGTTAAATTTTTCGATAATTTAGGAACTTCTAGAGATGATTTACTTGTTGCGATAGGGCCAGCGATATCTAAGGAACATTATCTAGTTGATAAAAAGACACTCAAAGAATTTTATAGAAAAGCTGAAAACAACAAATCAACAGTCAATTTTACTAAAACTGAAAGAAATTTTTATTTTAATGATTTAAATAACTTGAAAGAGAAAAAACTAAATCAACTAGATCTTAGAAAAGTTGCCTATAGGCAACTTTTGAATGAAAATATCCCAAATACAAATATCGACATCTCAAATTTATGCACATACGAATTAAAAAATGAATTTAATTCCTGGAGAAGGAGCAAAACAATCTCGAGGCAATGGAATTTAATCTGCTCATAG
- a CDS encoding Tab2 family RNA-binding protein has product MNINKKTEPGIELKISDWELDFYSRPILEANGKKRWELIICSTKRYKTEDIFLWNKKCPANEVNSVWLTKALTEAICEAKKQGWAKPSIVRFWRSSMKSIIKKSLEAIRIEPLVSRRTYNLFDRIEFLEKEIYPKEKGYVRGVLAPSFTSTMEPPPQPLPEAVRGDALTISEISIGELKSAQNWPMEFGDIFPIQQDLDDNDLVPGLRLFSKDRSLALSAWFSCLEPVKLTISKNQLILEASENDKWLVTDLPEKDANILSTKFLENKKNSFGYQFISIQSTPYIEKFAGFWILRDIELIA; this is encoded by the coding sequence ATGAACATCAATAAAAAAACAGAACCTGGTATTGAATTAAAAATTTCAGATTGGGAATTAGACTTTTATTCAAGACCAATACTTGAAGCAAATGGAAAAAAAAGATGGGAGTTAATTATTTGTTCTACAAAAAGGTATAAGACAGAAGATATTTTTCTTTGGAATAAAAAATGCCCTGCCAATGAAGTTAATTCAGTATGGCTTACAAAGGCTCTTACCGAAGCAATATGTGAAGCAAAAAAACAAGGTTGGGCGAAACCTTCAATAGTTCGATTCTGGAGGTCGTCAATGAAATCGATCATTAAGAAATCTCTTGAGGCCATACGTATTGAGCCTCTTGTAAGTAGAAGAACTTACAATTTATTCGATAGAATTGAATTTCTTGAAAAAGAGATTTATCCAAAGGAAAAAGGTTATGTAAGAGGGGTACTAGCTCCTAGTTTTACTTCCACAATGGAACCCCCCCCTCAACCTCTCCCAGAAGCAGTGAGGGGTGATGCTTTAACCATCTCTGAAATATCAATTGGCGAACTCAAATCAGCACAAAATTGGCCTATGGAATTTGGAGATATTTTCCCAATTCAGCAAGATTTAGATGATAATGACTTGGTTCCAGGGTTAAGACTTTTTAGCAAAGATAGATCTCTAGCTCTTTCTGCATGGTTCAGTTGTTTAGAACCTGTTAAATTAACCATAAGTAAGAACCAACTCATCCTTGAAGCTTCAGAAAACGATAAGTGGCTGGTAACAGATTTGCCAGAAAAAGATGCGAACATTTTAAGTACAAAGTTTTTAGAAAATAAAAAAAACTCTTTTGGTTATCAATTTATCTCTATACAATCAACGCCATACATCGAAAAATTTGCAGGATTCTGGATCTTGAGAGATATTGAATTAATTGCATAA